In a genomic window of Cytobacillus sp. FSL H8-0458:
- a CDS encoding putative quinol monooxygenase, producing MIIIHAGFQIQTDKEKDFLAEIRPLIDASRAEEGNVSYDLLKDTEKAGSYTMVELWKDMDAVKFHNQTEHFTSFTATAPQYFAVPPQVKVYDAQPVDKK from the coding sequence ATGATCATTATTCATGCTGGCTTCCAAATACAAACTGATAAAGAAAAGGATTTTCTTGCCGAAATTCGTCCGCTTATCGATGCCTCTAGAGCAGAGGAAGGAAATGTATCTTATGACCTTTTGAAGGATACAGAAAAAGCAGGATCTTATACTATGGTGGAATTGTGGAAGGATATGGACGCTGTGAAGTTCCACAACCAGACTGAACACTTTACATCCTTTACGGCAACAGCTCCTCAATATTTTGCTGTACCTCCTCAGGTGAAAGTATATGATGCGCAGCCTGTAGATAAAAAATAA
- a CDS encoding GNAT family N-acetyltransferase, giving the protein MNTGKVKIEEVTADNWYDCCLLELSEEQRAYMEPNAVSIAQSKFETALRPYVIYLEDKAVGFLMFNTCLEELDAYWIYRIMVDKEHQGRGIGKKATELMIAEMAKLPNAKKLAVGYHPENLGAHHLYASLGFADHGHRFGKEMAVVKDLD; this is encoded by the coding sequence TTGAATACTGGCAAAGTGAAAATTGAAGAAGTAACAGCAGACAATTGGTATGACTGCTGTTTATTGGAGCTTTCAGAGGAACAAAGAGCTTATATGGAGCCAAATGCTGTTTCCATTGCGCAATCTAAATTTGAAACAGCGCTTAGACCGTATGTGATTTACTTAGAAGATAAAGCTGTCGGCTTCTTAATGTTTAATACATGTTTAGAAGAATTGGATGCATACTGGATTTACCGGATTATGGTTGATAAGGAACACCAAGGCAGGGGAATAGGCAAAAAAGCGACAGAACTGATGATTGCTGAGATGGCGAAATTGCCGAATGCTAAAAAACTTGCAGTAGGCTACCATCCGGAGAATCTTGGGGCACACCATCTTTATGCAAGTTTGGGATTTGCAGATCATGGCCACCGATTTGGGAAGGAAATGGCGGTTGTTAAAGATTTAGACTGA
- a CDS encoding DUF1540 domain-containing protein produces the protein MAKDVLCEVNNCTYWEQGNKCAAEAIYVVSHKGKHASNSKETDCKTFEPEM, from the coding sequence ATGGCTAAAGATGTTCTTTGTGAAGTAAATAACTGCACTTATTGGGAACAGGGAAATAAGTGCGCTGCAGAAGCTATTTATGTTGTCAGCCATAAAGGCAAGCACGCTTCCAACAGCAAAGAAACAGACTGTAAAACATTTGAGCCGGAAATGTAA
- a CDS encoding GNAT family N-acetyltransferase, with protein sequence MDIKTKRLTVRKFKSEDWQAVYEYTSNPEVMRYIPEGVFTEEAAKEFIRKNIEKAEHFPVFIDGEVLIGHIGFHKYFGDHTFEIGWVFNPKFYNKGYASEAAYAVLKYGFEELGVHRIIATCQPENPPSYRVMEKIGMRREGFFKKCIPHGDEWWDEYYYAILKEEWNSGK encoded by the coding sequence ATGGACATTAAAACAAAGAGATTAACCGTTAGAAAGTTTAAATCAGAAGACTGGCAGGCAGTTTATGAGTATACATCAAACCCGGAAGTAATGAGATATATTCCGGAAGGTGTATTTACAGAAGAGGCTGCAAAAGAGTTTATCCGCAAGAATATAGAGAAAGCAGAACATTTCCCTGTTTTTATAGATGGGGAGGTTCTGATCGGCCATATTGGGTTTCATAAATATTTTGGCGATCATACCTTTGAGATTGGCTGGGTGTTTAATCCGAAGTTTTATAATAAAGGCTATGCATCAGAAGCAGCATATGCAGTGCTGAAATATGGCTTTGAAGAACTTGGCGTTCACCGGATTATTGCAACCTGCCAGCCCGAGAACCCGCCGTCTTACCGTGTGATGGAGAAAATCGGCATGAGGCGGGAAGGCTTTTTCAAAAAGTGCATTCCACATGGGGATGAGTGGTGGGATGAATATTATTATGCGATTTTGAAGGAAGAATGGAATTCAGGTAAATAA
- a CDS encoding general stress protein has protein sequence MALVKEFNTINEAVQAANSLHGRGVAENEVFVLAHDDSITDTVADHSEAKKIGVDETGLGTAFKNMFQSQGDELRTKMEEIGLSQTEAESYEKTLDEGKILLICKDDNQSSFLGY, from the coding sequence ATGGCATTAGTAAAAGAGTTTAACACAATTAATGAAGCTGTTCAGGCAGCCAATTCTTTGCATGGCAGAGGTGTCGCAGAAAATGAAGTGTTCGTTCTTGCGCATGATGATAGCATAACAGATACAGTAGCCGACCACTCTGAAGCTAAAAAAATTGGCGTGGATGAAACTGGGCTGGGTACAGCTTTCAAAAACATGTTCCAAAGCCAGGGAGATGAACTTCGTACTAAAATGGAGGAAATTGGACTATCTCAAACTGAAGCTGAATCATATGAAAAAACACTCGATGAAGGCAAAATTCTGCTGATTTGCAAAGATGATAACCAAAGTAGCTTCTTAGGATACTAA
- a CDS encoding nitroreductase family protein, which translates to MNKTIINDFKEIVTGRRSIRNYDPTVKISREEMAKILEEASLAPSSVNLQPWRFVVIDSKEGKETLAPLAKFNQRQVETSAAVVAVFVDMKSEAFIEKIYDTAVEKGYMPADVRDKQVPAIKGLVENMTFEQKKEMNLIDAGLVSMQLMLAARAHGYDTNPIGGYEKDRIAEAFDLDKERYYTVMLISIGKSADQGYKSVRLPVEDITEWK; encoded by the coding sequence ATGAATAAAACCATTATCAATGACTTTAAAGAAATCGTCACAGGCCGCCGTTCCATTCGTAATTATGACCCAACTGTGAAAATCAGCAGAGAAGAAATGGCTAAAATCCTGGAGGAAGCCTCTTTAGCTCCTTCATCTGTAAACCTTCAGCCATGGCGTTTTGTAGTAATCGATTCAAAAGAAGGCAAAGAAACACTGGCACCACTTGCAAAATTCAATCAAAGGCAGGTAGAGACATCAGCCGCTGTCGTTGCCGTCTTTGTTGATATGAAAAGTGAAGCGTTTATTGAAAAAATTTATGATACTGCTGTAGAAAAAGGATATATGCCTGCTGATGTAAGAGACAAGCAGGTGCCAGCCATCAAAGGTTTAGTGGAAAATATGACATTCGAGCAAAAGAAAGAAATGAACCTGATCGATGCCGGTCTTGTATCCATGCAGCTAATGCTTGCAGCACGTGCTCATGGCTATGATACAAATCCAATTGGCGGATATGAAAAAGACCGAATTGCCGAAGCTTTTGATTTGGACAAAGAACGCTACTACACTGTCATGCTAATCTCAATCGGGAAATCCGCTGATCAAGGCTACAAATCGGTCCGCCTGCCTGTTGAAGATATCACGGAGTGGAAATAA
- a CDS encoding EAL domain-containing protein: MSCNACMVEDLRFEVMAGGELNCRMFSSVADHLERKGVLVEAESDRFVLKENGMRDFLDFCRDHMEAESVSFRSGDEGWRPIAEAAEILDSRWIDEVIANGLVTCHAQPILTGDEEVFAYEMLARFYREDGSVIFPGEIFGAARKRGRLYALDRLCRMTAVRFASFIDKKAFINFIPTSIYSPEFCLKSTVQLAKRLGVDPNQLVFEVVETDKVEDTDHLKRILAYYREKGFQYALDDVGAGFSTVELLSELKPHYMKLDMKYVQGVSTDPEKQKTAEAFLQQALKMGSVPLAEGIETREDFDWLRSKGYQLFQGYLFGKPAPIAKKDKVSVK, from the coding sequence ATGAGCTGTAATGCTTGTATGGTAGAGGATTTGCGCTTTGAGGTAATGGCAGGTGGAGAACTAAATTGCCGAATGTTTTCAAGTGTGGCAGATCATTTGGAGCGAAAAGGTGTTTTGGTGGAAGCTGAATCAGACCGGTTCGTGCTGAAGGAAAATGGCATGCGGGATTTTCTTGATTTTTGCAGGGATCATATGGAGGCTGAAAGTGTCAGCTTCAGGTCGGGCGATGAAGGGTGGCGCCCCATTGCGGAGGCTGCTGAGATCCTGGATAGCCGGTGGATTGATGAAGTGATTGCCAATGGGCTGGTCACCTGTCATGCACAGCCTATTTTAACAGGAGATGAAGAAGTGTTTGCTTATGAAATGCTGGCGAGATTTTACCGGGAGGATGGGTCGGTGATTTTTCCGGGAGAGATATTTGGTGCAGCCAGAAAGCGCGGGAGATTGTATGCGCTCGATCGTTTGTGCCGGATGACGGCGGTCAGGTTTGCTTCGTTTATTGATAAAAAGGCATTCATCAATTTTATTCCTACAAGCATTTACTCACCGGAGTTCTGCCTGAAATCAACGGTACAGCTTGCGAAACGATTAGGAGTCGATCCGAATCAGCTCGTATTTGAGGTAGTGGAAACGGATAAAGTGGAGGATACGGATCATTTGAAAAGGATCCTCGCTTATTATAGGGAAAAAGGATTCCAGTATGCACTGGATGATGTGGGAGCCGGGTTCAGCACGGTCGAGTTATTGAGCGAGCTGAAGCCGCATTATATGAAGCTGGATATGAAATATGTTCAGGGCGTGTCAACAGATCCAGAAAAACAGAAAACAGCGGAAGCTTTTTTACAGCAGGCATTGAAGATGGGGTCAGTCCCGCTTGCTGAAGGGATTGAAACCCGGGAGGATTTTGATTGGCTTCGGAGCAAGGGATACCAGCTTTTTCAGGGATATTTGTTTGGAAAACCTGCGCCGATAGCAAAAAAAGATAAGGTATCAGTAAAGTAA